The following proteins are co-located in the Hydractinia symbiolongicarpus strain clone_291-10 chromosome 7, HSymV2.1, whole genome shotgun sequence genome:
- the LOC130649565 gene encoding meiotic recombination protein DMC1/LIM15 homolog, whose product MFRKFYNVVVVVVVVVVVVVESKPCIKMSLDQVVNADAVEALSQEEDDEEEEVFFQDIEMLQNHGINAADIKKLKSVGICTIKGVQMTTKRKLLQIKGISEAKVDKIKEAIQKIVSSGFYTALEYSEVRKQCFRITTGSQELDKLLGGGIESMSITEAFGEFRTGKTQLSHTLCVTAQLPGENGYPGGKVMFIDTENTFRPNRLRSIADRYNLDHDAMLGNVVFCRAYTSEQQFEVLEQVSAKFHEEAGVFKLLIIDSIMALFRVDFCGRGELADRQQKLAQMLSKLQKISEEYNVAVFITNQMTSDPGATMSFQADPKKPIGGHILAHASTTRISLRKGRGELRIAKIYDSPDLPENEATYAITEEGIADAKE is encoded by the exons ATGTTTCGCAAATTTTAcaacgttgttgttgttgttgttgttgttgttgttgttgttgttgaaagtA AACCTTGTATAAAAATGTCTTTGGATCAAGTTGTCAACGCAGATGCTGTCGAAGCACTAAGTCAGGAAGaagatgatgaagaagaggaagtaTTCTTCCAAGATATAGAAATGCTGCAAAATCATGGTATT aatgCAGCGGACATCAAAAAGTTAAAATCAGTAGGGATATGTACAATAAAG gGCGTTCAAAtgacaacaaaaagaaaactgTTGCAAATAAAAGGAATATCTGAAGCAAAAGTTGACAAAATCAAAGAAGCTATACAAAAGATTGTA aGTTCTGGGTTTTACACAGCGTTAGAGTACAGTGAAGTTAGAAAGCAATGTTTCAGAATAACAACTGGTAGTCAAGAATTAGA CAAACTTCTTGGAG GTGGCATAGAAAGTATGTCAATCACTGAAGCATTTGGAG AATTTAGAACAGGGAAAACACAGTTGTCTCATACGCTTTGTG TAACTGCTCAATTACCAGGCGAAAATGGTTATCCTGGTGGTAAAGTCATGTTTATTGACACTGAAAACACATTTCGTCCAAATAGATTACGTTCCATAGCAGATCGTTATAACTTAGACCATGATGCCATGCTGGGTAATGTTGTATTTTGTCGAGCATACACAAGTGAACAACAATTCGAAGTGTTGGAGCAGGTATCTGCGAAATTTCACGAAGAAGCTGGAGTGTTTAAATTGTTG ATCATTGATTCTATAATGGCATTGTTTCGTGTGGACTTCTGTGGTCGAGGCGAGCTTGCCGATCGACAACAGAAACTTGCGCAAATGTTATCAAAGCTTCAGAAAATTTCCGAAG AATATAACGTGGCAGTCTTTATTACCAACCAG atgacGTCAGATCCTGGAG CAACGATGTC ATTCCAAGCTGACCCAAAGAAACCAATCGGTGGCCACATACTGGCGCATGCGTCAACTACAAGAATATCTTTGAGAAAGGGCAGAGGTGAATTACGTATCGCAAAGATATACGACAG TCCGGATCTTCCTGAGAATGAAGCAACGTATGCTATCACTGAAGAAGGAATTGCGGACGCTAAAGAATAA
- the LOC130648764 gene encoding gamma-aminobutyric acid receptor subunit rho-3-like, whose product MYHIYRTYIPSLLLIIFTFGTFWVPDTAVPARMGMIVTSFLANVFILQAVSEETVKVSYTTPMQMFLVVNITLIVLTMVEYLLILQLNINKTDKPQVDYSSNLAFNQDEQQTGFQTYQSVQKTEIRPAERNVFRRYDVHIVDKTSRILFPLTYIIICAVHFGYYSTAS is encoded by the exons ATGTATCATATATATCGAACGTACATCCCATCTCTGTTATTAATAATATTTACATTTGGAACATTTTGGGTTCCCGACACTGCTGTACCAGCTCGTATGGGAATGATTGTTACAAGTTTTCTtgcaaatgttttcatcttacaAGCAGTGAGTGAAGAAACAGTAAAAGTTTCATACACAACACCAATGCAAATGTTTCTGGTTGTCAATATCACACTGATTGTCCTTACAATGGTTGAATATTTATTGATTTTACAACTTAATATTAACAAG ACCGACAAACCACAAGTTGATTACAGTTCAAATCTAGCTTTCAATCAAGACGAACAACAAACAGGCTTTCAAACCTATCAAAGTGTGCAAAAGACCGAAATACGACCAGCTGAGAGAAACGTTTTTCGTCGATATGATGTTCATATCGTTGACAAAACCTCGAGAATTCTTTTCCCTCTAACATACATTATAATCTGTGCTGTTCATTTTGGATATTATTCTACGGCTAGTtaa